The following are from one region of the Candidatus Shapirobacteria bacterium genome:
- the rny gene encoding ribonuclease Y, whose amino-acid sequence MFSYFLTKVRGIFSSGSKSEKPEAKVPAVKTKVKEDTSVLADKNRVVFAPPKTNKPQPASVPVQDTRATDVALQNAKRLESEAKLKETEIFQRLSSISERERYLLQKEKNLDSQTTEIKTRLAGIDDLYKKQLEKLEQISGLDVEKAKQLILSSTEKRMSSWVAKKIDEARDDLKQREDELAKEILVEGIRHGITEYVAEYTVSTISLPDEKIKGKIIGREGRNIRAFEKETGVELELDETNDIRISSFDSTRREIARLSLEKLIKDGRIQPLRIEQIVAQTKADMDKILVNEGKRICQEVGVFNLPVDLIKQIGKYKFRFSYGQNLAKHTVEATKIATAIAYELKADINTVRLGALLHDIGKVVTDQEGTHVDLGIDLLRQYKISEAVINCVAEHHEDKEFSSAESAIVYVGDAASGTRPGARYEVHEEYLKRMKNIEEVAKSFPGVTSVAAYQAGREVVVIVEPTQVSDSEATVLSQNIADKLEEEAKWAGQIKVTVIRELRTSSVIVGNKINKNAVKTD is encoded by the coding sequence ATGTTTAGTTATTTTCTAACCAAAGTAAGGGGGATCTTTTCATCCGGGTCTAAATCCGAAAAGCCGGAAGCCAAAGTGCCGGCAGTTAAAACAAAAGTCAAGGAAGACACCTCGGTCTTAGCCGACAAAAACAGGGTGGTTTTTGCCCCGCCAAAGACCAACAAACCTCAACCCGCCTCCGTTCCTGTTCAGGACACCCGGGCAACAGATGTTGCCCTGCAAAATGCCAAAAGACTAGAGTCAGAAGCAAAACTCAAGGAAACCGAAATTTTTCAACGTCTATCTTCAATTTCAGAACGAGAGAGATACCTGCTTCAAAAGGAAAAAAACCTGGATTCCCAAACTACCGAAATAAAAACCAGATTGGCAGGTATTGACGATCTCTATAAAAAGCAGTTGGAAAAACTCGAACAAATTTCCGGGCTTGATGTTGAAAAGGCCAAGCAGCTGATATTAAGTAGCACTGAGAAGAGAATGAGTTCTTGGGTTGCCAAAAAAATTGATGAAGCCAGGGACGATCTAAAACAGAGGGAAGATGAACTGGCCAAAGAAATATTGGTAGAAGGCATTCGACACGGAATCACCGAATATGTTGCCGAGTATACAGTTTCCACCATTTCTCTGCCTGATGAAAAAATAAAAGGTAAAATTATCGGTCGTGAAGGCCGAAACATTCGCGCCTTCGAAAAAGAAACCGGAGTAGAGCTTGAATTGGACGAAACCAATGACATCCGTATTTCATCCTTCGACTCCACCCGCCGAGAGATTGCCAGACTATCTCTGGAAAAATTAATCAAAGACGGCCGTATACAACCACTAAGGATCGAACAAATTGTTGCCCAAACCAAGGCCGACATGGACAAGATATTGGTAAATGAAGGTAAAAGAATTTGTCAGGAGGTTGGTGTGTTTAATCTACCTGTTGACTTAATCAAACAAATTGGGAAATATAAATTTAGATTCTCCTATGGTCAAAATCTGGCCAAGCACACAGTTGAAGCCACAAAAATCGCTACTGCTATCGCCTATGAATTAAAGGCCGATATCAACACCGTCCGTCTGGGCGCGCTTCTACATGATATCGGTAAAGTGGTAACCGATCAGGAGGGCACCCACGTTGACCTGGGGATTGACCTTCTCCGTCAGTACAAAATATCAGAAGCAGTAATTAATTGTGTTGCCGAACACCACGAAGACAAAGAATTCTCTTCTGCCGAGTCGGCCATTGTTTATGTCGGTGATGCTGCCTCTGGCACAAGGCCAGGAGCCCGATACGAAGTCCACGAAGAGTATTTGAAGCGAATGAAAAACATCGAGGAAGTTGCCAAATCATTTCCGGGAGTTACTAGCGTTGCCGCCTATCAGGCGGGAAGGGAAGTGGTAGTTATTGTCGAGCCCACTCAGGTAAGCGACTCCGAAGCCACTGTGTTAAGTCAAAATATTGCCGATAAACTCGAGGAAGAGGCCAAATGGGCCGGCCAAATAAAAGTTACCGTTATTCGGGAATTGCGGACAAGTAGCGTCATTGTTGGCAATAAAATCAATAAAAATGCGGTTAAAACAGACTAA
- a CDS encoding HU family DNA-binding protein, which translates to MTKKDLIESVSQKAKLSKKAAKQAVETFLTEIMKALAGGEVVKLSGFGTFKTKMFKPKTIKAIGSKEPKRIVARRMPRYIPGTKIKKMVK; encoded by the coding sequence ATGACCAAAAAAGATCTGATCGAATCAGTCTCACAAAAAGCCAAGTTAAGTAAAAAGGCTGCTAAGCAAGCTGTCGAAACATTTTTGACAGAAATTATGAAAGCTCTTGCAGGTGGTGAAGTTGTAAAACTTTCCGGCTTCGGAACCTTCAAGACAAAAATGTTCAAACCAAAAACCATCAAAGCTATCGGTTCAAAAGAACCAAAGAGAATTGTGGCCCGCAGAATGCCTCGTTACATTCCCGGCACCAAGATCAAGAAGATGGTCAAGTAA
- a CDS encoding ElyC/SanA/YdcF family protein, which translates to MNKVCIVLGYGIFLPPNPEYQLYFEKALKLCLQAKATSIIICGGCSNKDHPGLSEASSIAKLFTDLHPGIEKSIICEDKSLTTIQNLEFSHNRIKATGQALEKITIICDSIRVPKVFTLSLELFADILNFKLSEEDRLNILQDIYLGQDPNLVREISFVYQNLEVKGIPLSQSPQIVSYQIISSMWEMRALKYPKLHQKFINWRKKKWGIS; encoded by the coding sequence ATGAATAAAGTTTGTATAGTTTTGGGATATGGCATATTTTTACCGCCGAACCCCGAATACCAATTGTACTTTGAAAAAGCCCTAAAGCTCTGTCTTCAAGCCAAAGCTACATCAATAATAATCTGTGGCGGATGTAGCAACAAAGATCACCCCGGTCTTTCAGAGGCCTCCAGTATTGCGAAATTGTTTACCGATTTGCACCCGGGGATAGAAAAATCAATTATTTGTGAAGACAAGTCCCTTACCACTATCCAAAACCTGGAATTTTCCCACAACAGAATAAAAGCCACTGGCCAAGCCCTGGAGAAAATTACCATAATTTGCGATAGTATTCGGGTTCCAAAAGTTTTTACTTTATCACTGGAGTTGTTTGCAGATATCCTAAATTTTAAATTATCAGAAGAAGATCGTCTAAACATACTTCAGGATATATATCTTGGTCAAGATCCGAATTTGGTTAGAGAAATTTCATTTGTTTATCAAAACCTCGAGGTAAAAGGCATCCCATTATCTCAATCACCCCAAATTGTGTCCTATCAAATCATTTCTTCCATGTGGGAAATGCGTGCCTTAAAATATCCAAAATTGCACCAAAAGTTCATAAACTGGCGGAAAAAGAAGTGGGGAATTAGCTAA
- a CDS encoding AAA family ATPase, whose protein sequence is MDYITWHYSQGVRIYLQSLLLNLKKVSHFFSLTLLLKTLFSPWKRMISSSYLGFNFQKMFENLTFNLISVWVGFSARLILIFICFLSLLFLLAGGVIGLLIFLMFPFFGYSTYINQEKQKKQSFQNLIKSTIENPDKAGLLLINSLFGNFFILHLSLNDDLINLISQAKIDPLKTDMPSLSSFEDYLKSLLSGIDQFEDNLRTFGLNKDDLIKTARWWDLICDKNTQISKQHENLGKPGIGANLLVGYSPKLDKCCENLNISDQLSHSLIGRSTLVNRIKNVIESGRNIILVGQPGVGKMTVVFEFTHKAITGQLGSFFVNKRVLRLDYQLILSHGSLEEKRLAIKQLLIEAKTAGDIILVIKEFHRLVNSDAGYDFIDIFTEIFDHLKIPVIALTNSVEYQRFISRDFRINKYFEIIEVLPPNKDESLDIIFYSAWDKENTGGIAFTTQALKQILNASDRYITDTPFPEKAIELIDELATGKISSGQSLVTLEDVNEVISQKTKIPLARLTESEKKQLSDLENIIHRELINQEAAVSLIAKSLRNRSVGLKDENRPIGSFLFLGPTGVGKTQTAKVLSKVYYGPDTKILRFDMAEYAGNEGIARLIGSISQNQPGVLTSAIKNNPASLLLFDEIEKAPPEIINLFLTLLDEGYLTDVFGQKIKCSHLFVIATSNAGAEFIRQSVNKGIKDYQLQKNVLEHVQQEKIFSPEFLNRFDGVVVFEPLSPKNLVKITNLMLGDLQKNLNLRNIFLEFDNKVAEKIVDENYDMSLGARPIRRVIDLVLSDIISQAILNNTINLGDKIMITTGAEKDQYLWSKVE, encoded by the coding sequence ATGGATTACATAACGTGGCATTATAGCCAAGGTGTCAGGATATACCTTCAGTCCCTGCTGCTTAACCTTAAAAAGGTATCTCACTTTTTTTCTTTGACGTTATTGCTCAAGACCTTATTTTCTCCCTGGAAGAGAATGATTAGTAGCAGTTATTTAGGTTTCAATTTTCAAAAAATGTTTGAAAACCTGACCTTCAACCTCATCTCAGTGTGGGTTGGTTTTTCCGCCAGATTAATCTTAATTTTTATTTGTTTTCTCAGCCTGCTGTTTTTATTGGCCGGTGGGGTAATTGGCTTGCTGATATTCTTAATGTTTCCTTTTTTTGGTTATTCAACCTATATAAATCAAGAAAAACAAAAAAAGCAGTCATTTCAAAATTTAATAAAAAGTACCATTGAAAATCCCGATAAAGCCGGTCTCCTGCTAATCAATTCACTTTTTGGGAATTTTTTTATTCTTCATTTAAGCCTAAATGACGATCTGATAAACCTAATTAGTCAGGCTAAAATTGATCCCCTAAAAACAGACATGCCGTCCCTGTCTTCATTTGAAGACTACTTGAAATCGCTGTTGTCTGGCATAGACCAATTTGAGGATAATTTGAGAACTTTTGGCCTGAACAAAGATGACCTAATAAAAACTGCCCGTTGGTGGGATTTAATCTGCGATAAAAATACCCAAATATCCAAGCAACACGAAAACTTAGGTAAGCCCGGAATTGGAGCAAATCTTTTGGTTGGATATAGTCCAAAACTCGATAAATGTTGCGAAAACCTTAATATAAGCGATCAGCTTTCCCACAGTCTCATCGGTAGGTCTACTCTTGTAAACCGAATAAAAAATGTTATCGAGTCAGGTCGTAATATTATTTTAGTCGGCCAGCCCGGAGTTGGAAAAATGACGGTTGTCTTTGAATTCACTCACAAAGCTATAACCGGACAGCTCGGTAGTTTCTTCGTAAATAAACGCGTGCTAAGGCTTGATTACCAATTAATTCTTTCCCATGGGAGTCTTGAAGAAAAAAGACTCGCCATCAAACAATTATTAATCGAAGCCAAAACAGCCGGCGATATAATCCTCGTCATCAAGGAATTTCATCGTTTAGTTAATTCAGACGCCGGTTACGATTTTATTGATATATTTACAGAAATTTTTGATCATCTAAAAATTCCAGTAATTGCTCTTACCAACAGTGTTGAATATCAACGCTTTATTTCCCGTGATTTCAGAATTAATAAATATTTTGAAATTATCGAGGTTCTCCCTCCAAACAAAGATGAATCATTGGATATAATTTTCTATTCAGCCTGGGATAAAGAAAACACGGGTGGAATAGCCTTCACGACTCAAGCGCTCAAGCAGATCCTGAATGCTTCAGATCGCTATATAACCGACACTCCTTTTCCCGAAAAAGCCATTGAGCTTATTGACGAATTAGCCACAGGTAAAATTTCTTCCGGCCAGTCGCTTGTTACTTTGGAGGATGTCAACGAAGTTATTTCTCAAAAAACCAAAATTCCTCTGGCCCGGTTGACGGAATCAGAGAAAAAACAGCTTTCTGATCTGGAAAATATTATTCATCGGGAGCTAATCAACCAGGAAGCGGCCGTCTCACTCATAGCTAAAAGCTTGCGTAATCGTTCTGTAGGTCTTAAAGACGAAAATAGGCCAATAGGCTCATTTTTATTTTTAGGTCCGACCGGGGTTGGCAAGACACAAACTGCAAAGGTTTTGTCCAAAGTTTATTACGGGCCAGATACCAAAATTTTAAGATTTGATATGGCTGAATATGCCGGCAACGAAGGGATTGCCCGCCTTATTGGATCAATAAGCCAAAATCAACCGGGCGTGCTTACTTCAGCCATAAAAAATAACCCGGCTTCGCTTTTGTTATTCGACGAAATTGAAAAAGCCCCACCTGAAATCATCAACCTATTCTTAACCTTACTGGACGAAGGTTATCTAACAGATGTTTTTGGCCAAAAAATTAAATGCAGTCATTTATTTGTTATCGCCACCTCCAATGCCGGTGCCGAATTTATCAGACAGTCGGTAAACAAGGGAATAAAGGATTACCAGCTCCAAAAAAATGTTCTCGAACATGTTCAGCAAGAAAAAATATTCTCACCCGAGTTTTTAAACCGTTTCGACGGGGTAGTGGTTTTCGAGCCCTTGTCTCCCAAAAATTTGGTAAAAATCACCAATCTTATGCTCGGCGATCTTCAAAAAAATCTTAATTTACGAAATATTTTTCTTGAATTTGATAATAAAGTCGCAGAAAAGATTGTTGATGAAAACTATGACATGTCTCTTGGGGCCAGACCTATCCGGAGAGTCATCGACCTGGTTCTCTCCGATATTATAAGTCAGGCAATACTAAACAATACAATCAATCTCGGTGACAAGATAATGATTACTACCGGCGCAGAAAAAGACCAATACCTTTGGTCAAAAGTTGAATAA
- the ychF gene encoding redox-regulated ATPase YchF → MKLSIGIVGLPNVGKSTLFNALLGKQVADASNYPFCTIDPNVGVVAVPDDKLSVLAQIVKTDKIVPAAVEFVDIAGLVKGAGNGEGLGNKFLTNIRECEAICHVVRNFSDPNIIREGSVDPQGDFEVICTELIIKDLETIDKYIDQNKNNAIEKNSKKFTLAQKIKSELEKGLLAVNLALSDKEKDILKEFFLLTAKPYFIVANVNENIYKSITNYRLPITDYQSVIPISAKIEFELSELSPEDRENYLLELGVKKSGLERVIQKAYETLGLQSYYTAGIKEARAWTIYQGASAPQAAGAIHTDFERGFIMAEIVSFDDFVKYGGWQGAKDAGKLRHEGKEYIMHPDDVVEFRFNV, encoded by the coding sequence ATGAAATTATCCATCGGCATCGTCGGCCTGCCAAATGTTGGGAAGTCAACCCTTTTTAACGCCCTTCTGGGGAAACAAGTCGCCGATGCCAGTAATTATCCCTTTTGCACCATCGATCCCAATGTTGGGGTGGTGGCTGTGCCCGACGACAAATTGTCGGTACTTGCGCAAATTGTAAAAACCGACAAAATTGTTCCCGCCGCCGTTGAATTCGTTGATATTGCCGGATTGGTCAAGGGCGCCGGCAACGGTGAAGGGTTGGGGAATAAATTTTTAACCAATATCCGTGAATGCGAAGCTATTTGCCACGTCGTTCGAAACTTTTCCGACCCAAATATTATCCGTGAAGGTTCAGTTGATCCTCAGGGAGATTTTGAAGTAATTTGTACCGAGCTGATTATCAAAGATCTCGAGACAATCGATAAATACATTGATCAAAACAAAAATAATGCAATTGAAAAAAATAGTAAAAAATTTACTCTAGCCCAAAAAATCAAATCCGAATTGGAAAAAGGACTACTGGCCGTTAATTTAGCCTTAAGCGATAAAGAAAAAGACATATTGAAAGAATTTTTCCTCCTAACCGCCAAGCCATATTTTATTGTTGCCAATGTCAACGAAAACATATATAAAAGCATTACCAATTACCGGTTACCAATTACCGATTACCAAAGTGTCATCCCGATTTCTGCCAAAATAGAATTCGAGCTTTCAGAGCTATCCCCGGAAGATCGCGAAAACTATCTTTTGGAATTGGGAGTCAAAAAATCAGGCCTCGAGAGAGTTATCCAAAAAGCATACGAGACTCTTGGCCTCCAGTCATACTACACTGCGGGTATCAAAGAAGCTCGGGCGTGGACAATTTACCAAGGCGCTTCCGCCCCTCAGGCCGCCGGTGCCATCCATACCGATTTTGAAAGGGGCTTTATTATGGCCGAAATTGTATCTTTTGATGATTTTGTAAAATACGGTGGCTGGCAGGGTGCCAAAGATGCCGGCAAGCTCCGCCACGAGGGCAAAGAATACATTATGCACCCCGACGATGTAGTTGAGTTTCGTTTTAATGTTTAA
- the miaA gene encoding tRNA (adenosine(37)-N6)-dimethylallyltransferase MiaA yields MPNIFNKILIISGPTATGKTSLACILAKKFNGELISADSRQIYRGLDIGTGKDHHKDTVIHLIDIIKPNESYSVAQYRRLALEKIKDIHSRGKLPIVVGGTGLYIDSIVNYKETFSIKPNNFLRFFLNIFPLKLLQLTLRLSDFKTFRLLNNSDCSNPHRLIRKIEIRLLRRFSPRNDVIGVSPPFSREGTGVGFDFLHLSLTAPNSFIFEKIIKRVGDRLKNGLLEEIETLLKKYKWTDPGLNTLAYKEFAPLKSGKNLAQCITQWQSDERKYVRRQKTWFKKQPNIYFIDITQTSQKQIINIASKWYNKS; encoded by the coding sequence ATGCCGAATATTTTTAACAAAATTTTGATCATCTCCGGCCCAACCGCCACGGGAAAAACCTCTCTTGCCTGTATTTTGGCCAAAAAATTTAACGGAGAATTAATTTCAGCCGATTCCCGGCAAATTTATCGGGGCTTGGATATTGGTACCGGCAAAGATCATCACAAAGACACGGTTATTCATCTCATAGACATTATCAAGCCAAACGAATCATATTCCGTCGCTCAATATCGGCGGTTAGCTTTGGAAAAAATAAAGGATATCCACTCTCGTGGTAAATTACCAATAGTTGTTGGGGGTACCGGCCTATACATTGATTCGATTGTCAATTACAAAGAAACATTTTCTATAAAACCCAACAATTTCCTAAGATTTTTTTTAAATATATTTCCTTTAAAATTATTGCAATTAACTTTAAGACTTTCCGACTTTAAGACTTTTAGACTTTTAAATAATTCCGACTGCTCCAACCCCCACCGTTTAATCCGCAAGATTGAAATAAGATTGCTTCGTCGTTTCTCTCCTCGCAATGACGTTATCGGAGTCTCCCCTCCTTTTTCAAGGGAGGGGACGGGGGTGGGTTTTGATTTCTTGCATCTTTCCCTTACCGCCCCAAATTCATTTATATTCGAAAAAATTATAAAACGAGTAGGGGACAGACTAAAAAACGGTCTGTTAGAAGAAATCGAAACTCTATTGAAAAAGTACAAATGGACTGATCCCGGGCTAAACACCCTGGCCTACAAAGAATTTGCTCCGCTAAAATCTGGCAAAAATCTTGCCCAATGCATCACCCAATGGCAATCCGATGAGCGCAAGTATGTTCGTCGCCAAAAAACCTGGTTCAAAAAACAACCCAACATCTACTTTATCGATATTACCCAAACTAGCCAAAAACAAATCATCAACATCGCCTCCAAATGGTACAATAAGTCATGA
- a CDS encoding AI-2E family transporter has translation MKSHRVEISLKTILYVLVIALGAILAWYLRDIIILLVICFIFMEALNPTINHLQKYKISRILAIILVYFFILALVAVVVAGVLPALVEQTASLAAALPDIIRNTSLFGASAADISNQFKILESLPGDIAKAIVSVFSNIFSLFLTMVITFYLLLERENFDDYTAKYFGEKNKAKVKKILVDLESRLGSWVNAEIILMVIIGVMSYVGYLILGLNFALPLAIIAGFLEIVPNIGPIVSTALSAIVGLTISPLTALLAIVWGIIVQQTENNFIVPKVMKTQIGLNPLATIFLLATGAKLGGVMGAILAVPIYLTIDVIFKVLRDKQ, from the coding sequence ATGAAATCACATCGTGTAGAAATTTCCCTCAAAACCATTCTTTACGTTCTGGTCATCGCCCTTGGCGCCATCCTGGCATGGTACCTACGAGACATAATAATCCTTTTGGTTATCTGTTTTATCTTTATGGAAGCTCTAAACCCAACCATAAATCATTTGCAAAAATATAAAATATCCCGAATATTAGCCATTATATTAGTATACTTTTTTATCCTTGCTCTGGTTGCTGTGGTGGTAGCGGGGGTCTTACCGGCGTTGGTCGAACAGACGGCCAGTTTGGCGGCCGCTCTTCCCGATATTATCAGAAACACCTCTCTGTTTGGCGCTTCAGCTGCAGACATTTCTAACCAATTCAAAATTCTTGAGAGTTTACCTGGCGATATTGCCAAGGCAATAGTTTCCGTATTTTCCAATATCTTTTCTCTATTCCTAACCATGGTTATCACCTTTTACTTGTTACTTGAAAGGGAAAATTTTGACGATTATACTGCGAAATATTTTGGAGAAAAAAACAAGGCAAAAGTCAAGAAAATATTGGTTGATTTAGAGTCAAGACTGGGATCATGGGTAAATGCTGAAATCATCCTGATGGTTATCATCGGAGTAATGTCCTATGTAGGATATCTGATTCTTGGTCTGAATTTTGCCCTACCCTTGGCAATTATTGCTGGTTTTTTGGAGATTGTTCCAAATATCGGCCCAATTGTCTCTACCGCTCTTTCCGCCATCGTAGGTCTGACCATCTCTCCGCTTACTGCCCTCCTCGCCATTGTCTGGGGGATAATCGTACAGCAAACAGAGAATAACTTTATTGTACCTAAAGTCATGAAAACACAAATCGGACTTAACCCATTGGCCACCATCTTCCTTTTGGCAACCGGAGCGAAACTTGGTGGGGTTATGGGGGCTATCCTGGCTGTGCCCATCTATCTGACCATCGACGTTATCTTCAAAGTCCTACGCGACAAACAATAA
- a CDS encoding DUF4446 family protein has translation MSTGLFIIISINFLWLAYLTFIIYKKNSTKTVNVAGSIVPPVGTKINLIRFNPFEDLGGDQSFILVMLDNTNSGVIITSLHSRDVTRTYAKAIKNGEGYNTTLSKEEKMAVVKTINNY, from the coding sequence ATGTCAACAGGTTTGTTTATCATCATTTCAATTAACTTTCTCTGGCTAGCGTATCTAACGTTCATTATTTATAAAAAAAATAGCACCAAAACCGTGAATGTTGCCGGCTCTATTGTTCCTCCGGTCGGGACCAAAATAAATTTAATACGATTTAATCCATTCGAAGATTTGGGAGGAGATCAGAGTTTTATTCTTGTCATGTTGGACAACACAAATTCTGGTGTTATTATTACTTCATTGCACAGTCGCGATGTTACGCGAACATACGCAAAGGCCATAAAAAACGGAGAAGGATACAATACTACTCTCTCTAAAGAAGAAAAAATGGCGGTTGTCAAAACCATTAATAATTATTGA
- a CDS encoding DUF3048 domain-containing protein — translation MSSKLLKLSFYSGMGLIIFGISYFLFSSFLPTNISTIRNDTPDNSITPTPVSGKKTGYIVFSGPKTEICPLNGEKFTKEEKDIWSTRRPLMVMIENHVDSRPQSGLQNADIVYEAVAEGGITRFMGVYYCNAVRGAGSKYDIGPVRSARTYYLDLASEFSDYPLYAHVGGANCSAPIDPATGRQAGPCTTNKKALAIEQISDYGWNNKGTWSDLSQFSLSYKACRREPDRTGQVVATEHSMYCSTTELWNVAASRGLTDKTTINNTSWNKNYKQWSFTQKDEASASPSAGQIAFDFWSSEKDYSVVWKYDKNTNSYLRENGGKVHIDFNIEEPLRAKNIIVQHVKETRSIDEHAHNLYAVIGTGTGYLFQNGNVTELVWSKVSRSSRTTFKDKTGKEINLIPGQIWVEILPLNSKVNYEGPQQP, via the coding sequence ATGAGTTCAAAACTACTCAAACTATCATTTTATTCGGGGATGGGTCTCATAATTTTCGGTATATCTTATTTTTTATTTTCCTCCTTCCTGCCGACGAATATATCAACAATAAGAAACGATACTCCCGACAATTCCATTACGCCAACTCCCGTTAGCGGCAAAAAAACTGGCTATATTGTTTTTTCCGGTCCCAAAACAGAAATCTGCCCTCTAAACGGAGAAAAGTTTACCAAAGAAGAAAAGGATATCTGGTCGACTCGAAGACCTCTTATGGTCATGATTGAAAATCATGTGGATTCTCGGCCGCAATCCGGGCTTCAGAACGCCGATATAGTTTATGAGGCGGTTGCCGAAGGAGGAATCACCAGATTCATGGGCGTATATTATTGTAATGCTGTTAGAGGTGCTGGAAGTAAATATGATATCGGCCCCGTTCGATCAGCCAGAACTTACTACCTGGATTTGGCCTCCGAATTTTCTGATTATCCTCTTTACGCTCATGTCGGCGGGGCCAATTGCAGTGCTCCTATTGATCCGGCAACTGGACGCCAGGCCGGACCCTGTACCACAAATAAAAAAGCGTTAGCTATTGAACAAATTTCCGATTATGGCTGGAACAACAAAGGGACATGGAGTGATTTAAGTCAGTTTTCCCTTTCTTACAAAGCATGTCGCCGTGAACCGGACCGTACCGGCCAGGTAGTCGCCACCGAACATTCAATGTATTGTTCGACTACTGAATTATGGAATGTTGCCGCCAGTAGGGGATTAACCGATAAAACCACTATCAACAATACTTCATGGAACAAAAATTATAAGCAGTGGTCTTTTACTCAAAAAGACGAGGCCTCCGCCTCCCCATCTGCCGGCCAAATTGCCTTCGACTTCTGGTCAAGCGAAAAAGACTACTCAGTTGTCTGGAAGTATGACAAGAACACTAATTCATATCTGCGGGAAAATGGTGGAAAAGTTCACATCGACTTTAATATTGAAGAACCCCTAAGGGCGAAAAATATTATCGTTCAGCATGTCAAGGAAACCCGCTCTATCGATGAACACGCTCACAATCTATATGCAGTAATCGGTACCGGGACCGGATATCTTTTTCAAAACGGTAATGTTACCGAGTTGGTTTGGTCAAAAGTCAGCCGTAGTTCGAGAACCACTTTCAAAGATAAAACCGGTAAGGAAATCAACTTAATCCCCGGCCAGATATGGGTAGAAATATTACCGTTAAATTCCAAAGTAAATTATGAAGGTCCACAACAGCCTTAA